The Sphingobacterium bambusae genome includes a window with the following:
- the rpsE gene encoding 30S ribosomal protein S5, translating into MALSNIKRVKSSEIELKDRLVSIQRVAKVTKGGRTFSFSAIVVVGDENGIVGYGLGKAKEVTEAITKGIDDAKKNLIKVPIINGTVPHEQYGKFSGGRVLVQPAVHGTGVLAGGAMRAVLESAGIKDVLAKSLGSSNPHNVVKATIDALGSLRDAYTVAQNRGVDLNKVFNG; encoded by the coding sequence ATGGCATTAAGCAATATCAAAAGAGTAAAATCAAGCGAAATCGAATTAAAAGATCGCTTAGTAAGCATCCAACGGGTGGCAAAAGTGACCAAAGGTGGTCGTACCTTCAGTTTCTCTGCTATCGTTGTTGTGGGCGATGAAAACGGTATCGTAGGATACGGTCTTGGAAAAGCGAAAGAGGTAACCGAGGCTATCACAAAAGGTATCGATGATGCAAAGAAGAACTTAATCAAGGTTCCGATCATTAACGGTACAGTTCCTCACGAGCAATACGGTAAGTTCTCTGGTGGTCGTGTGTTGGTTCAACCAGCAGTACACGGTACAGGAGTACTTGCAGGTGGTGCTATGCGTGCAGTACTAGAGAGTGCTGGTATCAAAGACGTATTGGCGAAATCTTTAGGTTCATCCAATCCACACAACGTGGTAAAAGCAACGATCGATGCGCTAGGAAGCCTTCGTGATGCATACACGGTAGCGCAGAACCGTGGCGTCGATTTAAACAAAGTATTTAACGGTTAA